The DNA segment CGGCGTTGCCCGCGCCCAGGCGATTCCCTTCGACATCGAGGCCGGCTATCGCTTCCTCTCGGTGACCGGAAACGAGGAGATGTACCGCTCGCAGATCAACGACCGCGAGGGATTCCTCATCCGATCGCTCCACATCGGGACCGACGAGAAGTACGCGGGCTTCCCGCTCACGGACAAGTTCCGGCTCGACGCCGCCGACCTCGGCGCCGGCGGCGCCGGCTTCCTGCGCCTCGACGCCGGCCTTTCCGGTGTCTACCGGCTCAGGTTCTCGTATCGCAACTCGCAGTACTTCAGCGCCATCCAGGGCTTCGCGAACCCGCTCGGCGCGACGGTCGGCCAGCAGACCTGGGACCGCACGCGCCAGCAGTTCAACGTCGACCTCGAGGTCCTTCCGGGCAAGGTGATCACGCCGATCGTCGGCTACACCTCCAACACGCTCTCGGGCCCCGGGTACACGACGTACCACTTCTCGCAGGACGAGTTCCAGCTCTCGCAGAACCTGCGCAGCAACGACCAGGAGTTCCGGGTCGGCGCCGCGTTCAACGCCGGGCCGGTGTCCGGCGAGGTCATCCAGGGCTGGCGCAAGTACCACGAGACCGAAGACCTCACACTCGCCCCGTTCGCCGCCCCGGGCAACAACACGACGCCGGTTCTCGGCAAGAACGTCTCGGCCAATTCGCTCACGCGCTCGAGCACGACGGACATCAACGTGCCCGTCACGTCGGCGTTCGTCCGCGGGTTCGCGCTGCCGAACCTCCAGATTTCCGGCTTCTACGTCCGGTCGAACGCGACCGGCGACGACGGCACGAAGGAAGGCGCCGCGGGCAGCTTCGCCTCGTTCGCCATCTCGCGGTTCTTCACGGGCTACTCGGCCAACAACACGACGTCGCCGAACAGCCTCACGTGGCGCGCCGGCGGCCGTGCGGAATGGCACGTCCTCTCCGGCCTCGACCTTTCGGCCGGCTACACGGAGCGCGACCAGACCTGGGACAACCAGGCGCTGATCAACGAGCTGTACACCGGCACGTCGACGTTCACGGGCTTCTCGCAGGCCGACGTCACGTCCCTCCTCTCGACCCAGACCAACATTGAGCGCAAGGAGAAGCTGCTCGACGTGCAGGCTTCCATGCGCTTCCTCGGGCCGGTTGGCATCCGACTCGGCTTCTCCCGCATCGACCAGGACCTGACCGTCGTCGAGGATCCGGCGGAGATCGTCGTTCCCGGCAACCAGGGCGGCACGTTCTCCCGCAGCATCAACCGCTACGAGGGCGCACTCACGTTCTCGATGGCCGGCTTCAACATCATGGGCGAGGCCTCCTTCGACGACGCGAACGCGGCCATTACCCGCGTGGACTACCTCACGCGGGACCGCGAGCGCATTCGCCTGACCTGGAAGACCTTCGACTGGATTCAGCTGGGCGCGGCCGCGATGTGGCTCGACCAGAAGAACGACGACTCGGGCCCGCTCAACTCCTATAGCGCGAGCTCGACCAACTACTCGGTTGACCTCACCCTCAAGCCCCTGAAGGACGTCTGGCTGCGCGGCGCCTACGGTCAGCTCAAGGCCCAAAGCTCCATCCCGGTCCGGGCGCCTCAGGACTTCACGACGTTCCTCTCCGTGAACGACGAAGACGGCGAGCTGATCGACTTCGGCGCCGGCTTCAAGTTCAAGCAGTTCGCGGTCGACGGCTTCTGGAGCCGCTTCGACAACACGGGCTCCTACCTGTTCCGGATGTACCGCGGCGGCGCTCGCGCAGACTGGACCGCGTCGGCGCACGCCGGTCTCGTGGTCGAGTGGACCGTCGATCGGTACCTCGACCTCATGCAGTCGTCGCAGAGCTACCGCGGCGACCGCCTTGGTGTGTACCTGAGGTGGCGGCCCTGAGCGGCGCCCGACTTCGATTGGAAGGAAGGTAAAATGAAGAGAATCTCCCTGGCCGTCTTCGCCCTCGTGGCGGCCATCACGCTCGTCGCGGGAGCGGCGTTTGCGACGATGGACCTCCAGAAAGAGTTCCTCGCGAAGTACCCGGACTCCAAGATGAAGTGCGGCTCGTGCCACACGAAGGCGATGCCCAAGAAGGGCGACGCCGAGGTCAACAAGTTCGGCGCCGACATGAACAAGGCCAAGAAGGACGGCAAGTACGACTTCGCCGCTCTCGACAAGATGGACAGCGACGGCGACGGCGTTTCCAACGCCGACGAGCTCAAAAAGGGGACGAACCCCGGCGATCCTGCATCCAAGTAAGATGGGGCGGATGAGGCTCGGAGTCGTTCTCACCGCGTTCCTGCTCTCGGCGACCACGCTGAGCGCAGCCCCGGCCGCGACCCCGAAGGCCCCGTCCAACGACGACTGTCTCGGTTGCCACGAGGACCCGTCCGCCAAGAGGGCGGACGGGTCCTCTCTTTTCGTCGACAAGAAGGTCTTTGCCGAGTCCGTCCACGGGTCGGCAGGGGCCTCGTGCGTCGACTGCCACACGGACCTCGCGAAGACGGCGGACTTCCCTCACCCGGAGAAACTCGCGAAGCCCGACTGCTCCGGCTGCCACGCGCAGCAGGTCGAGGACTACGGCAAGAGCTGGCACGCGGCCGCGCGGGCGAAGAGCCCGACGAGCAAGGCCGCCTGGTGTTCCGACTGCCACGGGTCGCACGACATCAAGCCCTCGAAGGACCCCGCGTCGCGGACGAATCACTTCAACCTGCCGGCGACGTGCATGCGCTGCCACGGCGATCCGAAGGTCTTCCCGCGCGCCGGCGGCGCCGACGGCAGCGAGCCGATGAGCTTCCACGACTCGATTCACGGCAAGGCGCTCGAGAAGTCCGGACTGAAGGTCGCCCCGAACTGCGCCACCTGCCACGGGTACCACGAGATCCGCAGCCCGAAGCGCGACCCGAAGAGCACCGTCGCGCGTATCCACGTGCCGTCGACGTGCGGCTCGTGCCACTCGAAGATCCTCGACGAGTACGCGACGTCGATCCACGGCGAGCAGCTCGCGAAGGGCAACGAGAGCGTCCCCGTCTGCTCCGATTGCCACTCGGCTCACGCGATCTCGGGCACGCCCGAGGTGCGGCGCCTTGCGATCCTCAAGCAGTGCGGGAGCTGCCACGACTCGTCCCTCAAGAGCTACCGCGACACGTACCACGGCCAGGTCTCGGAGCTCGGCTTCGCGGCGGTCGCGACGTGTGCGGACTGCCACACGGCGCACGAGATCCACCCGGCGGGCGACGCCCGGTCGTCGGTGGGGCCCGCCAAGCGGCTCGCGACGTGCCAGAAGTGCCATCCCGGCGCCGGGCCGAAGTTCGCGAAGTACGACCCCCACGCGAATCCGCACGACAAGGGCCGCAGCGGAATCCTCTGGTTCACGGCCCTGTTCATGAAGTACCTCCTGATCGGCGTCTTCGCCTTCTTCGGAGTCCACACGGCGCTGTGGTTCCCGCGGTCGGTCAAGGCGCGGCGCGAGGCGGCACGCCGCGACGGAAACGGAGACGCGCGATGAAGGACCACGGGACCGCGGCTCCGGCCGGCGGCGCGTACGTCCGGCGGTTCGACGACCTCGATCGCCGGCTCCACATCGTCCTGATGACGAGCTTTCTCGGGCTCGCGTTCACGGGGCTTCCGCTGCTCTTCTCTGAGCGCAAGTGGGCGAAGGCGCTCTCGAACCTGGTCGGCGGATTCAGGGCCGCCGGCGGCCTCCACCGGGTCTTCGCAATCGTCATGGTCATCGTCTTCCTCGTCCACCTCTCGCGGATGATGAAGCGGCTGTTCCTCGACAAGGACACGACGATCCTCTGGGGTCCCGGCTCGATGGTCCCTCAGCCGCGAGACCTCTCCGAAATGCTCGGGCACATCCGGTGGTTCGTGGGACTCGGAGAGCGGCCGCGGTTCGACCGCTTCACGTACTGGGAGAAGTTCGACTACTGGGCCGTCTTCTGGGGCATGGGGATCATCGGCGGCTCGGGCTTCGTCCTCTGGTTCCCGAAGTTCTGGTCGCGCTTCCTGCCCGGCGACTGGTTCAACGTCGCCCTCCTCGTCCATGGGGAAGAGGCGCTGCTTGCGACCGTCTTCATCTTCACGATCCATTTCTTCAACGGGCACCTCAGGCCCGAGAAGTTTCCGATGGACACCGTGATCTTCACGGGGGTCCTGCCGCTCGACGAAGTGAAGCACGAGCGCCCCGCCGAGTACGAGCGCCTGATCGCGGAAGACAAGGTCGCGGAGATCGCCGCTCCCGCCCCGACGCCCGCCGAGTTCCGCCGCGGCCGGATCATCGGCACGATCGCGGTCTGTGTCGGCCTCCTTCTCGCATCCTTGACGATCTATGCTCTGCTGAGCTGATTGCCGAAAACCTGAGGAGGAGTCCATGACCCCAGAGCCCGCGGGCCTCGCGGCCCGGTGGATGCGGCCGATTCTGTATCTCGGCCGCAACCGCTTGTCCATCCTCGGCGCCGTCCTGACGACGGGCGCCGTTTTCTCCCTGGTCGGCTTCTGGATCATCGAGGCGAACGCCTCGAAGCCCCTGCATCCCTACGCGGGCATCGTTTTCATCCTCGTCCTGCCGGCTTTCTTCCTGCTCGGTCTCGTCCTGATCCCGATCGGGATCTTCTTCGAGCGCCGCCGCCTGAAGAAAGAGGGGGCGCTGCCGTCCGTCTACCCGCAGATCGACCTCACGGACCCCGGTCTGCGCCGGTTCGGGTCCCTCGTCGCCCTCCTCTCGATTCTCAACGTCATCATCCTGACGTTCTCGGCGTACATGGGCGTCGAGTACATGGAGTCCTCGCGCTTCTGCGGCCTGACGTGCCACAAGGTCATGTCGCCCGAGTACGGCGCTTACCTGGACTCGCCGCACTCGCGCGTCGCCTGCACGAGCTGCCACATCGGGCCCGGCGCCTCGTGGGCCGTCAAGGCGAAGATCGACGGCGTGCGGCAGGTCGTCGCGGTCGTGTTCGGGACGTACTCGCGCCCGATCCCGTCGCCCGTCCACACGCTGCGCCCCGCGCGCGCCACCTGCGAGCAGTGCCACTGGCCGCAGAAGTTCTCGGGCGACAAGCTCCGGATCGTCACGAAGTACGCCGACGACGAGAAGA comes from the Acidobacteriota bacterium genome and includes:
- a CDS encoding cytochrome c3 family protein; this translates as MRLGVVLTAFLLSATTLSAAPAATPKAPSNDDCLGCHEDPSAKRADGSSLFVDKKVFAESVHGSAGASCVDCHTDLAKTADFPHPEKLAKPDCSGCHAQQVEDYGKSWHAAARAKSPTSKAAWCSDCHGSHDIKPSKDPASRTNHFNLPATCMRCHGDPKVFPRAGGADGSEPMSFHDSIHGKALEKSGLKVAPNCATCHGYHEIRSPKRDPKSTVARIHVPSTCGSCHSKILDEYATSIHGEQLAKGNESVPVCSDCHSAHAISGTPEVRRLAILKQCGSCHDSSLKSYRDTYHGQVSELGFAAVATCADCHTAHEIHPAGDARSSVGPAKRLATCQKCHPGAGPKFAKYDPHANPHDKGRSGILWFTALFMKYLLIGVFAFFGVHTALWFPRSVKARREAARRDGNGDAR